A genomic window from Sphingobacterium sp. BN32 includes:
- a CDS encoding WG repeat-containing protein, which translates to MKSLFLSLSLCVFSLGSTYAQMHKLFKLDYQFVASEMPKNAEFAEIEAFQTVYVNDKLIKVSPSTLESPIYLVDKKSNIGSIIFPDSQQYTVVSTGNMTMEEIEGMSFDFVEGKTKKIAGYDCKLAQLRIESFAEGVEASIIDFWYTEAIPSAYWGEFDMLSLIPGAVLEFTSAGNGFVVTQVSKVDLEQSEFEVPKDYTFLDLEEEEANDADSIGTLAGMQLADNRFIYSNDEGTLYGLADEDDKHITGLQFTFIDYYRDGVAIASDSENRFGLIDINGKPVVPLTYEYVAVDYNSGEYLFSKDGKVGLINKEGKILLKPEYDQIATMIDGKAAVSKDDLWGVIDTQGKTIIPFQYEMITELNKTNFVVYHEGRMGLYNLKTNKLVKDGYDYISLSQDSPLITVQQGEKFGFINPLGEIVIPIKYTAAGTFASGEAIVAEDPNGEDQYVINMKGERVEGK; encoded by the coding sequence ATGAAATCATTATTTCTTTCACTCTCCCTATGTGTATTTTCACTAGGGTCTACTTATGCTCAGATGCACAAACTTTTCAAATTAGACTACCAATTTGTGGCTTCGGAAATGCCAAAGAATGCCGAATTTGCCGAGATAGAAGCTTTCCAAACAGTCTATGTTAATGATAAGCTGATCAAAGTGTCACCGAGTACTTTGGAAAGCCCAATTTATTTAGTAGACAAAAAGTCGAATATAGGTTCTATCATATTCCCAGATTCCCAACAATATACAGTGGTAAGCACTGGAAATATGACGATGGAAGAGATTGAAGGGATGAGTTTTGACTTTGTGGAGGGAAAGACCAAAAAAATTGCAGGTTATGATTGTAAACTCGCTCAGTTGCGTATCGAGTCTTTCGCAGAGGGTGTTGAGGCAAGTATCATTGATTTTTGGTATACAGAGGCTATCCCCTCGGCTTATTGGGGGGAGTTTGATATGTTATCATTGATTCCAGGCGCGGTATTGGAATTTACCAGTGCAGGAAACGGATTTGTTGTAACACAGGTTTCGAAAGTTGATCTAGAGCAATCGGAATTTGAAGTTCCAAAAGACTACACGTTTTTGGACTTAGAGGAAGAAGAAGCGAATGACGCGGATTCAATCGGTACCTTAGCAGGCATGCAGCTGGCGGATAACCGCTTCATCTATTCAAATGATGAAGGCACGCTTTATGGTCTGGCAGACGAGGATGACAAACATATCACGGGTTTACAATTCACATTTATCGATTACTATCGGGATGGCGTTGCTATCGCATCCGATTCCGAAAACAGATTTGGATTAATTGATATCAATGGGAAGCCTGTTGTTCCCTTGACTTATGAATATGTTGCGGTGGATTATAATTCAGGAGAGTATCTTTTCAGTAAAGATGGAAAGGTAGGCTTAATTAATAAGGAAGGGAAAATATTGCTAAAGCCGGAATATGATCAGATTGCGACGATGATTGATGGTAAAGCAGCGGTGTCGAAAGATGATCTTTGGGGAGTAATCGACACGCAGGGCAAAACGATTATTCCGTTTCAATACGAAATGATTACCGAACTCAATAAAACCAATTTCGTTGTTTACCACGAGGGAAGAATGGGGCTCTACAACTTAAAAACGAATAAATTGGTCAAAGATGGCTATGACTATATCTCGCTATCGCAAGATTCGCCATTGATTACTGTGCAGCAAGGTGAAAAATTCGGTTTCATCAATCCTTTGGGTGAAATTGTAATTCCCATTAAATACACTGCTGCCGGAACATTCGCGAGTGGTGAAGCGATCGTTGCAGAGGATCCGAACGGTGAAGATCAATACGTTATTAATATGAAAGGCGAGCGTGTAGAAGGAAAATAA
- a CDS encoding FAD-dependent oxidoreductase: MKKLLLICFMVFSMSSFAQAGSKTVEVDICIYGGSSAGIIAGYTANKLGKKALVIEPRNYLGGLTTGGLGATDIGNKFAITGLARDFYRRLGAEYNRFEQWTFEPHVASKVFNDYIQAAKLDIEKNYLLEEVIKEGNTIKEIVVRKNDASNQQLRIKAKMFIDCTYEGDLMAKAGVSYAVGREAISQYGESQNGVQLQEIHQFPDGIDPYKIPGKPESGLLWGISNEKLAAHGSADKKIQAYNFRLTLTQDKDNQIPFSKPDNYNPEQFELLLRQIAKEKWTTIFSNLDIVDLPNGQKEYRHTGGFLIKYMPNGKTDFNNFGAFSTDMIGENYDYPEGDFKTREAIWKKHEDYTKGLLYFLSHDERVPAHIRAEMKSWGFCKDEFKETNGFSNQLYVREARRMIGRKVMTQKHCEGEEVIDDPIGMAAYQMDSHNIQRLVVNGMVKNEGDVQKPVPAPYPISYQAITPKAEECSNLLVPVCMSSSHIAFGSIRMEPVFMVLAQSAATAATQAIDNKQSVQDIDVKKLINKLQTDPLADGSTPEILVDNLDKDHVTVTGKWETIRGGYVKNKYALDQKDENASISFHANIAETAKYRIYFYIAEDKALAAQLSFEIFDGKSKKQVTINKSDIKSLGLASGEWVDLGEYQINKNAKSYVKVKAVQSSGRVIADAVIWKKVK, translated from the coding sequence ATGAAAAAGCTATTATTGATATGCTTTATGGTCTTCAGTATGTCCAGCTTTGCTCAAGCTGGAAGTAAGACTGTAGAGGTCGACATCTGTATTTACGGCGGTAGCTCTGCCGGAATTATCGCCGGATACACGGCGAATAAATTAGGCAAGAAAGCCCTTGTTATTGAGCCTCGCAACTACTTGGGTGGTCTTACGACCGGCGGTCTAGGTGCAACAGACATCGGGAACAAGTTCGCCATTACCGGATTAGCGCGTGATTTCTACCGTCGATTAGGCGCAGAATATAATCGCTTTGAACAATGGACATTCGAGCCGCATGTGGCCAGTAAAGTCTTCAACGATTATATTCAAGCTGCTAAGCTGGATATAGAGAAAAATTATCTGCTGGAAGAGGTCATTAAAGAGGGAAATACGATTAAAGAAATTGTCGTTCGTAAGAACGATGCTTCAAATCAACAACTGCGTATTAAAGCGAAGATGTTTATCGACTGCACCTATGAAGGTGATCTGATGGCGAAAGCGGGTGTTAGCTATGCCGTGGGTCGCGAGGCAATTTCTCAATATGGCGAAAGCCAGAATGGGGTACAATTGCAAGAAATCCACCAATTCCCTGATGGCATCGACCCTTACAAGATTCCTGGTAAACCGGAAAGCGGCTTACTGTGGGGTATCTCGAACGAGAAACTCGCAGCACATGGCTCCGCGGATAAAAAGATTCAGGCTTACAACTTCCGCTTGACCCTAACGCAAGACAAGGACAATCAGATTCCATTTAGCAAACCGGACAACTACAATCCAGAGCAATTTGAATTGCTATTAAGACAGATCGCTAAAGAGAAATGGACAACAATCTTCAGCAACTTGGATATCGTTGATCTTCCGAATGGACAGAAAGAATACAGACATACAGGCGGCTTTTTGATTAAGTACATGCCTAATGGCAAGACCGACTTCAACAACTTTGGCGCTTTCTCAACCGACATGATCGGCGAGAATTACGATTATCCGGAAGGTGATTTTAAAACAAGAGAAGCGATTTGGAAGAAGCATGAGGACTATACCAAGGGCTTGCTCTATTTCTTAAGTCACGATGAGCGCGTTCCGGCACATATCCGCGCGGAGATGAAATCTTGGGGCTTTTGTAAAGATGAGTTCAAGGAGACCAATGGTTTCTCCAACCAATTATATGTGCGCGAAGCGCGCCGCATGATCGGTCGCAAAGTGATGACACAAAAACACTGTGAAGGCGAGGAAGTAATCGACGACCCAATTGGCATGGCTGCTTACCAAATGGACTCTCATAATATACAACGGTTGGTCGTGAACGGCATGGTAAAAAATGAGGGGGATGTTCAGAAACCCGTACCTGCACCCTATCCAATCTCTTACCAAGCGATCACCCCAAAGGCAGAAGAGTGTTCTAATCTATTAGTTCCAGTATGTATGTCATCCTCGCATATCGCTTTTGGATCTATCCGTATGGAGCCCGTATTCATGGTATTAGCGCAATCGGCGGCGACAGCAGCGACACAAGCTATTGATAATAAGCAATCTGTTCAAGATATTGATGTCAAGAAACTAATCAACAAACTGCAAACGGATCCGCTAGCGGATGGCAGTACGCCTGAAATTTTGGTTGACAACTTGGATAAGGATCATGTTACGGTGACTGGCAAATGGGAAACGATCCGTGGCGGATATGTAAAGAACAAGTATGCTTTAGATCAAAAGGATGAAAATGCTTCTATCAGTTTCCATGCGAACATCGCAGAGACCGCAAAATACCGTATTTACTTTTACATCGCCGAAGACAAGGCACTTGCAGCGCAATTAAGCTTTGAAATCTTTGATGGAAAGTCTAAAAAGCAGGTTACTATCAATAAATCAGATATTAAAAGCCTTGGCTTGGCATCGGGTGAATGGGTTGATTTAGGCGAATATCAGATCAATAAGAACGCAAAGAGCTATGTGAAAGTGAAAGCTGTACAGAGCTCCGGCAGAGTGATTGCCGATGCGGTGATTTGGAAAAAAGTAAAATAA
- a CDS encoding sulfatase, which yields MKSVFLFLCSAICMLSIGAIQVKAQEKKPNIIFIFSDDHAYQAIGAYGNKLVNTSNIDRIANEGALFENFMVTNSICGPSRANLLTGKYSHKNGYLANEGKFDINQTLFSRLMKQGDYQTAWIGKWHLGSLPGDAFDDWKILPGQGYYYNPDFIDSKNDTTRHEGYVTDIITEFATDWMDNRDKEKPFFLVVGEKATHREWLPAIEDLGIYDDVEFPLPETFYDTYENRKAAADQDMSIEKSMRISDDLKVHAKFGLSDEEAAAKRKRIIQRRYGNKVLNDREKQTVERLVYQGMYERLNKEQAAKVQAYYDEIAKDHDAKKRSGKALTEWKYQRYLKDYLATANSLDRNIGKLLAYLDQHGLAENTIVIYGSDQGFYLGEHGWFDKRFIYQESLKTPFLIRYPKVIKPGTRFKQQALNIDWAPTLLEIAGVSVPSDIQGTSFLNLLKANGKNVVTREASYYHYYEFPQPHHVSPHFGITTARYKLIRFYKGQDTWELYDLKKDPNELHNIYGQKKYEKTVQQLKNKLKELVIEYDDQDAAKILNQAD from the coding sequence ATGAAAAGTGTCTTTCTATTCTTGTGTTCCGCTATATGTATGTTGTCTATCGGCGCCATACAAGTCAAGGCGCAGGAGAAGAAGCCCAATATCATTTTTATATTTTCCGACGATCATGCCTATCAGGCAATCGGTGCTTACGGAAACAAGCTAGTAAACACGTCGAATATCGATAGGATTGCAAATGAAGGGGCATTATTCGAAAACTTCATGGTCACCAATTCCATCTGCGGGCCATCGCGCGCAAATCTCCTCACCGGAAAGTACAGCCATAAAAATGGCTACCTCGCCAACGAAGGGAAGTTTGATATTAACCAAACCCTGTTCAGCCGATTGATGAAGCAAGGTGATTATCAGACAGCTTGGATAGGGAAGTGGCATCTCGGATCCTTGCCAGGCGATGCCTTTGATGATTGGAAAATCTTACCCGGTCAAGGATACTACTATAACCCAGATTTTATCGATTCCAAGAATGATACCACTCGACATGAGGGCTATGTGACGGATATCATCACCGAGTTTGCGACGGATTGGATGGATAATAGGGATAAGGAAAAGCCATTCTTTCTAGTTGTTGGAGAGAAGGCAACCCACAGAGAATGGCTGCCTGCGATTGAAGATTTAGGGATTTATGATGATGTTGAATTCCCGCTGCCGGAAACATTTTATGATACCTATGAAAACAGGAAAGCCGCGGCCGATCAGGACATGAGCATCGAGAAAAGCATGCGTATTTCGGACGACCTAAAAGTACATGCCAAGTTTGGACTATCGGATGAAGAGGCTGCGGCGAAGCGCAAAAGAATAATACAGCGGCGCTATGGCAATAAAGTGTTGAACGATCGTGAGAAACAGACCGTAGAACGCTTGGTCTATCAGGGAATGTACGAACGCCTGAATAAAGAACAAGCTGCCAAGGTACAAGCATATTACGATGAAATTGCCAAAGATCATGATGCAAAAAAACGATCAGGGAAAGCTCTTACAGAGTGGAAATATCAGCGTTATCTGAAAGATTATCTGGCAACGGCAAATTCGCTGGATCGCAATATCGGAAAGCTATTGGCTTATTTAGATCAGCATGGTTTGGCGGAAAATACCATAGTAATCTATGGCTCCGATCAGGGCTTTTACCTCGGCGAGCACGGCTGGTTCGACAAACGTTTTATTTACCAGGAGTCTTTAAAAACTCCATTCCTCATTCGCTACCCCAAGGTCATTAAACCTGGAACAAGATTTAAACAGCAAGCTTTAAATATAGATTGGGCGCCGACCTTATTGGAAATTGCCGGAGTTTCCGTACCTTCGGATATACAAGGAACATCTTTCCTTAATCTATTGAAAGCGAACGGAAAGAATGTAGTGACGCGTGAAGCAAGCTACTACCATTATTATGAGTTTCCACAACCGCACCATGTTTCTCCGCATTTTGGAATAACGACAGCGCGTTATAAATTGATTCGTTTCTATAAAGGGCAGGATACTTGGGAGCTTTACGATTTAAAGAAGGATCCAAATGAGCTGCACAATATATACGGACAGAAGAAATACGAAAAAACTGTGCAGCAGTTAAAAAACAAATTAAAAGAGTTAGTGATAGAATACGACGATCAAGACGCTGCAAAGATTTTAAATCAAGCAGATTAA
- a CDS encoding DUF4886 domain-containing protein produces the protein MLSQAVQAQEKDSLLFLGDTISLTPKQIGQWEKSGKQYLLPVNNQASKFIVNKVGTLSFEGQRFQIADPLDDGVYKVLVIGNSFSDDGVEYYLHDLAKQTGKPLVIGNLFRGGAPLDFHLKNALEDVAIYDYRKTFIDGAKINTRKTSILMALKDENWDIICFQQASLLSGDLPSVQKDLPALFQYVKANYPISTVRYAYHQTWAYAKNASTKNFEKYNRDQKYMFQQIVEVAKEVKNIIPVDILIPSGTAIQNGRTSYIEDNFTREGYHLDLKIGRFTAACAWYESLFGDLESNPFKPFNLSNAQAEIAREAAINAVENPFKETPSTKQVQKLDKIPFETVRVNFGADLVMPGWNSFLFERANTKLSDLSDSQNKNTDVSIRLLQNFDARAANGPQRTATKFKMPAEVSKSYFTVQVDQENQKSPFIEIAGLDVSKSYEIRIYAGQNSKQILVNYYIQSASVKKKESLNSSFNADKIISFKALKPTKEGKLLIGFELSKGAPDASAVINALSITELTNK, from the coding sequence ATGCTATCGCAAGCAGTTCAAGCACAAGAAAAAGATAGCTTGCTGTTCCTAGGTGACACGATAAGCCTAACACCGAAACAAATAGGCCAATGGGAAAAGTCCGGAAAGCAGTATTTGCTGCCCGTGAATAACCAAGCTTCGAAATTTATTGTCAACAAAGTTGGCACCCTTTCATTCGAAGGTCAGCGATTCCAGATCGCTGACCCTTTGGATGATGGAGTGTACAAGGTATTGGTCATTGGAAATAGCTTTTCTGACGACGGCGTTGAATATTACCTGCACGATCTGGCCAAACAAACGGGGAAGCCATTAGTGATTGGCAATCTTTTTCGCGGCGGCGCTCCATTGGATTTCCATCTTAAAAATGCGCTCGAAGATGTAGCCATTTACGACTACCGGAAGACATTTATTGATGGTGCAAAGATCAATACCCGAAAGACTTCAATCCTTATGGCATTGAAAGATGAAAATTGGGATATTATCTGTTTTCAACAAGCTAGCCTCCTATCGGGAGATTTGCCCTCCGTACAGAAAGATCTACCGGCACTGTTCCAATACGTGAAAGCGAATTATCCAATATCCACTGTTCGATATGCGTATCACCAAACTTGGGCTTATGCAAAGAATGCATCGACCAAGAACTTTGAGAAATATAATCGTGACCAGAAATACATGTTCCAGCAGATTGTCGAGGTGGCAAAAGAAGTGAAAAACATCATTCCGGTAGATATCCTCATCCCTTCGGGAACAGCGATTCAAAACGGAAGAACATCCTATATCGAGGATAACTTCACCAGAGAAGGCTATCATCTGGATTTAAAGATTGGGCGTTTTACTGCCGCTTGCGCATGGTATGAGAGTCTGTTCGGAGACTTGGAAAGCAATCCTTTCAAACCGTTCAACCTGAGCAATGCGCAGGCTGAGATAGCACGTGAAGCAGCTATCAATGCCGTGGAAAATCCTTTTAAAGAAACCCCATCGACAAAGCAAGTCCAAAAATTGGATAAAATACCATTTGAAACTGTGCGAGTTAACTTCGGTGCTGACCTTGTCATGCCGGGATGGAACTCTTTCTTATTTGAACGAGCAAATACCAAACTTTCTGACTTGAGCGATAGTCAAAACAAGAATACCGATGTATCTATTCGTTTATTGCAGAACTTCGATGCTCGCGCGGCCAATGGACCGCAACGTACTGCGACGAAATTCAAGATGCCGGCAGAGGTTTCCAAATCTTACTTCACGGTACAGGTAGATCAGGAAAACCAGAAGAGCCCGTTCATCGAGATAGCAGGTCTAGATGTTTCAAAATCCTATGAAATCCGGATCTATGCTGGACAAAACAGCAAACAGATTCTCGTAAATTATTACATCCAATCAGCATCCGTTAAGAAGAAAGAATCCTTGAATTCAAGCTTCAACGCAGATAAAATCATTTCCTTCAAAGCGTTGAAACCTACAAAGGAAGGAAAACTCTTGATCGGTTTTGAACTGTCTAAAGGAGCTCCAGATGCTTCTGCCGTTATCAATGCTTTAAGCATTACCGAATTAACAAATAAATAA
- a CDS encoding RagB/SusD family nutrient uptake outer membrane protein, producing the protein MKRKTLSYTLGLLLSISLYSCSEDYLIKYPLDSPSTETFISNEQELNMAITGAYNALYQAPKATPMPFPLTIDYASDIGWERNTNALQILGLGNADANNEFTSDFWNLLYVGIQRCNTILDKVEGLNGVVPAETLNSRISEVRFLRAYYYFFLNELFGGVPLLTTTISLADSKNVTRESKEAVNDFIMSEIDAIVGSLPTTATGNNLGRATRGAALALKSRSALFNKKYQEAADAAKAVMELNQYQLHNNFEQLFKYAGESSKEIIWAIQYKRGLATHGISSQFYSRLMQGFSNKIPVQSLVDSYECIDGLNIDKSPLFDPNKPFKNRDPRLTQTVVLPQTLSLGVIFETHPDSTMTWDYREATPKRIANTDATNAFATFSGYLWRKYADPADFIDRSNSELNAILFRYAEVLLNYVEAKTELNQIDNSVYEAINQVRQRPSVGMPAISAGKSQAQMRSIVRKERKYELAAEGLRLFDIRRWNIAHQVMPGDLLGRIRTGWLSNAPTIDENGTPNYSQVANRAQMRVIEKRNFNAERDYVWPIPRIETETNPNLTQNKNY; encoded by the coding sequence ATGAAAAGAAAAACATTATCATATACACTAGGACTGCTACTCAGTATTTCGCTTTACTCCTGTAGTGAAGATTACCTGATTAAATATCCTTTGGATAGCCCTTCTACGGAGACTTTTATCTCCAATGAACAGGAACTCAATATGGCGATTACGGGCGCATACAATGCGCTATATCAAGCGCCAAAGGCAACACCTATGCCTTTCCCTTTGACGATAGACTACGCATCCGATATTGGTTGGGAAAGAAACACGAATGCCTTACAAATTCTGGGTTTAGGAAATGCCGACGCAAACAATGAATTCACTTCTGATTTCTGGAACTTACTGTATGTGGGGATACAGCGCTGCAATACCATCTTGGATAAAGTCGAGGGTTTGAATGGAGTTGTTCCTGCGGAAACCCTGAACAGCAGAATAAGCGAAGTAAGATTTCTACGAGCATATTACTACTTCTTCCTCAACGAGCTATTCGGTGGTGTTCCATTGCTGACCACAACGATTTCCCTTGCCGATTCGAAGAACGTGACGAGAGAATCCAAAGAAGCGGTGAACGACTTTATTATGTCGGAAATCGATGCTATCGTGGGCTCGCTTCCAACAACCGCTACGGGCAATAATCTAGGACGCGCGACACGTGGCGCTGCCTTGGCTTTAAAATCAAGGTCAGCTCTTTTCAACAAGAAATATCAGGAAGCTGCCGATGCAGCAAAGGCGGTGATGGAATTGAATCAGTATCAACTGCACAATAATTTTGAGCAGCTGTTTAAATATGCTGGCGAGTCCTCCAAAGAGATTATTTGGGCAATTCAATATAAGCGAGGTCTAGCGACGCATGGTATCTCCTCGCAGTTCTACTCGAGATTGATGCAGGGCTTTTCGAATAAAATACCGGTTCAATCCTTAGTGGATTCTTACGAATGTATAGACGGTTTGAATATCGATAAATCACCGTTATTTGACCCCAATAAACCATTCAAGAATCGCGACCCCCGACTGACGCAGACAGTGGTATTACCGCAGACACTTTCGCTCGGCGTTATCTTTGAAACGCATCCGGATAGTACGATGACCTGGGATTATCGAGAAGCGACGCCTAAGCGCATTGCGAACACCGATGCAACAAACGCATTCGCGACATTCTCGGGATATCTATGGCGTAAATATGCTGATCCTGCGGATTTTATCGACCGTTCCAATTCGGAGTTGAATGCCATTTTATTCCGATATGCTGAAGTGCTATTGAACTACGTGGAGGCGAAGACTGAGCTGAATCAGATTGATAATTCGGTTTATGAAGCTATCAATCAGGTAAGACAGCGTCCTTCTGTGGGGATGCCGGCAATCAGTGCCGGAAAGTCGCAGGCACAGATGCGTTCGATCGTGCGTAAAGAGAGAAAATATGAATTAGCGGCAGAGGGTCTTCGCCTATTTGATATCCGCAGATGGAATATTGCGCATCAGGTGATGCCGGGCGACCTGCTAGGCCGTATTCGTACCGGATGGTTATCCAATGCACCGACTATCGATGAAAACGGAACGCCGAACTATAGCCAGGTGGCCAACAGGGCACAGATGCGTGTTATCGAGAAGCGTAATTTTAATGCTGAAAGAGACTATGTATGGCCTATCCCGCGCATTGAAACGGAAACTAACCCTAACCTTACACAAAATAAGAACTACTAA